From the Bacillus rossius redtenbacheri isolate Brsri chromosome 12, Brsri_v3, whole genome shotgun sequence genome, the window GCGGCCCGGATCGTGGGCGGGGTGAACGCGGGGCGGGTTATGTGTTGTTGTTCAGTTGGCGGCCCCGGGCGGCCCGCGGCCCGGATCGTGGGCGGGGTGAACGCGGGGCGGGTTATGTGTTGTTCAGTTGGCGGCCCCGGGCGGCCCGCGGCCCGGATCGTGGGCGGGGTGAACGCGGGGCGGGTTATGTGTTCTTCAGTTGGCGGCCCCGGGCGGCCCGCGGCACGGATCGTGGGCGGGGTGAACGCGGCGACGGGTTATGTGTTGTTGTTCAGTTGGCGGCCCCGGGCGGCCCGCGGCCCGGATCGTGGGCGGGGTGAACGCGGGGCGGGTTATGTGTTGTTGTTCAGTTGGCGGCCCCTGGCGGCCCGCGGCCCGGATCGTGGGCGGGGTGAACGCGGGGCGGGTTATGTGTTGTTCAGTTGGCGGCCCCGGGCGGCCCGCGGCCCGGATCGTGGGCGGGGTGAACGCGGGGCGGGTTATGTGTTCTTCAGTTGGCGGCCCCGGGCGGCCCGCGGCACGGATCGTGGGCGGGGTGAACGCGGCGACGGGTTATGTGTTGTTCAGTTGGCGGCCCCGGGCGGCCCGCGGCCCGGATCGTGGGCGGGGTGAACGCGGGGCGGGTTATGTGTTGTTGTTCAGTTGGCGGCCCCGGGCGGCCCGCGGCCCGGATCGTGGGCGGGGTGAACGCGGGGCGGGTTATGTGTTGTTGTTCAGTTGGCGGCCCCGGGCGGCCCGCGGCCCGGATCGTGGGCGGGGTGAACGCAGGGCGGGTTATGTGTTGTTGTTCAGTTGGCGGCCCAGGGCGGCCCGCGGCACGGATCGTGGGCGGGGTGAACGCGGCGACGGGCCAGTTCCCCTTCGTGACGGCTATCACCATGGACGACAGCTTCTTCTGCACCAGCTCGCTGCTGTCGCACAACTGGATCCTGACGGCCGCCCACTGCGCCGTTGAGTGAGTGCGTGTGTTTGCTCGAGGATAGCACACACTTCCACGCAACAGTTAacttgaaatacatattttatttacctaacctaactgaaaACCAAGTGTGTTTTGTAGGAAGGATCatggttaggggagggacctaggtgcgtctcagtcGAAGCCTGTACGCCGATTAGCCACGCAGGGAGAAGTTCGCACGCATCGCActacccgaacagttccgaagtttaccgtaGTAAAAGTTGAGGTTAGGTTTCGGGTAGTGTAGTAAATATTAGTTACATGTTCCCAACTATGGGTTGGTCAAGTTagcgatattaaaaataatatctgaccATGAAATTATATACAAATCATTGCAATGTGAGTGAGAACTTCGaaaactgttcgggtgtggctttcATCTCTATCAACTTTAAGCTTCCCATCTGCTCGATCCACCTAGAGAGTTGCCCtgttacctaaaaaaaattgtatgtgatATATCGAGGGTCCATGGGAACTTTCCAATTTAATTTTATAGGTTTATGCATAACTCCTATTAGTACACTCTTAGAAATTTTACCAAAAGAAGTTTCTTTTTTTGGAATTAGGAAATGCACCATATTTATATTGTTAATTTCCCCAAATACAGTAATTTTACGCGTTAATAACATCCATTACAAATTGGGAAAGCTACTAAAATTTTTCTTTTCGAATTAATTAAAGTTAGCTGCAATTAATTTTCATTCATTAATGATTGTACACAAAACAAATTCTTTGAAATTCAAGATATATGTTTGCTATTCTTGATTGTATAAGAAGTGAAATCGGTTTAtcgaatattatttaaaaataatatttttaaattgacaATCACTTAAGTACAATAAAAAGAATAAgatgaattaataataataatattttcgacaaaatttattcaaaaaaattgaaaaattaaaatctttagaAATTGAAATAAGtagaaaaatcatttttttttaaaaagtgttatGCCAGATGCGATACTtttctttagaatttttgtacttttatgtgAATTGGTTTGGTTTCCTTTTCGGGTTTTGTACGTACTTTGCCTGCGCCTGTTAACATGCAGGACCTAGCTTGTGTTTTGAACGTTTCATGCGTTTTCATGTAGTTAATATGTGCAGACATTATTACCGTATACTGCATCACTTGGATGTGTTAGTACGTCTCGTGTTGCGAAAAACCTTTTCCCTCAGAGCCAGCACTTTCGGCGTGAAGCTGGGAATAACCAACTTCCTCGGAGACGAGGATGGAGTGGTGACCACGAAGTCGAGGAAGGTCGTCGTAAATCCCAACTACAACACTGTCAACTCCAGCTTCGACATAGCCTTGATAATGCTGGCTTCTCCCGTGACATACACCTGTGAGtacttatttttatgtaaatttaattatCATTAACTTACAATAGCTTATGTCATTACAGTGCATAGCTAAGGGTTAAAGAGCTGATGGGCAGACAGTACATCCAGATAGGGATAGAGACCTGTTGGTGGACAGTAAATTCAGCTAGGGATAGAGAGCTGTTGGTGGACAGTACATTTAGGAAAGGTTAAAGACCAGGCAGGAATAAAGAGCTTATGGGCTAAAGGTACATAACCCAGGGTTAAAGAGCTGGTGGCCAGACAGTACATCCAACTAGGGATAGAGAGCTTTCGGTCTAACAGTACATAACGCCGGGTTAAATAACTGGGTTTATCACGTTATGAAATCTCTCATAAATAATAACATCGCCATTTACTCTCTTTATCTAAGCATTGAACAAATATATATGTGAGGTTTATCCCGCTTGTTAGACAAACGTTTACCCGGAGAGTTAAATAGTATGATCTCGAAGTTACAAGCCTATAGTCACACAATGCGACAGTGCTGCTGCGGCTAAAACTTTCACAGTGGTTTTCTTTTGGCTGAATATTTTTTCGACCTCTTTTCTTAAGAGTACACAATGAAAGTCTCTCGAGATCACACTAAGTAAATTTAATAAGTTCAAACGCATAGAGACACACCGGTCTAATAACGTCAAATAAAACATTGAAGTTAGAagtttgtgcgtgtgtgtgtaataTTTGCCATGATATTAATTGAAGAATAAGTGTCAAAGAACCAAACATTTCTCATCCAGATAGTAAAACATTGTTTCAGTtatctttgtttaaaaaaatactcacTTCGTTATTCATGTTTTACAATTCTTACTAGCGAGTtactttaaagttattaaatatacTTCTAGCATTAGTATACAGCTACAGTTTATTTTGCTAGCAAATCGCTTACCAAAACGACCTTAAATTTGGAACGAGCAGCATCTAATATCACTATGACATAAAGGAATGTTTTAAACTAGAAAACTGTACTATGCGGTGTTTTCTTTTGGATGTtgactgtattttttatttatgttgaacTAAATGAGTCTGACATGTAGCtgtgaaattatttataatattagtaggattcaAACAGTACCTCAATCCGCAATTTCAGCCAGGGATCTCTTTCATGCCTATAAACTAGACATAGTCTGTTCAAGGCATGCGGCATCACATCACAGTCACCACTAATTATATTTACTTCttcgttttgtatttaaataaatatgttactaagCGACCAGCCCAGTTTGTGAATGAGAAAGTCGCGGTATGTGCAGCGTACATTAACACGACAGACTATGTTTTGTACCATTTGGGCAGAAGTGTTAAGGGCAGAGGGACGAAATTCGCCATCtaggttacaaaattaaaaaaaaatatatatttattgtttagcaaaatttgaagaaataaaaaaaaacaattttaagatCAAGTTagtgaaaaatctttaaattatCTGTTATTATAAGAAAGACAGGGACTTCTgatgtattgtaaaaaaaaattgaaaggcaGTTGAAATGTTTTATTCTGAATATAATTGATTTATTGTGTTGGTTAATTATGAGTTACACACGGAAATATTGGataattctgtaaaatattttacaaatataattagagaccggaaaaattcgcgatttcaatgacctgtaggataaaattccatgatcctctatgcacgcgggaaaataacatctgctcattggctactgactcgtgtaacCTGTTAACtgtgacgctagtgattcgatacttcttttgttaaaggttttccattggccaagtgtcattcagataaactgtggcccaatcactgatgcagtaaagaggcaaacgtttttggattctagtctatcatgaaatgaatccacgaatttttccggtctctaaatataatacatataaaaaatttgatattatgTGTGAGGGGTCTAAGCTTTCCTCTGGCCCATTTTAcgcttttttgttgttgttgaggAATCTGGAGCAACGTGCGATGTTGTGACGTCATTCCAGCCAGGATACAGCCAGTGAAGCTGCCCAGTCGCAGCTCAGCCAGCAGTTCGCTCGCCGGGACGGCCGTCAGAGAAATGGGATGGGGCATCAGCGACGACTGTAAGTAGGCTGAATGGGGCCGGCGTCGCACCACGAGTCTCTGCCTCTGTGGTCAAACACCCCGccaagtttttttgacgtgacaacgtctaataaatcgatgaacgccggctgcacgcacgaaaaagtgtcccgtaacgcacatcgtcccgttacgctgtgacccgttacgctcattgtacgcttgcgccgcatctatctctcttccactcgattggagcaaccatcgattcgactttttcgaggcacattaaacttgaaaacactccaatttgtttcctacttttcctatcatagtcctatccttaacagaataacacagtttggaagaagttaaatagcaaacatgtataaaagttatagttaaaatagtatgttcgttaaagttataaacatatttgaattaatgagtgcaaataaaagtaaatttatcagttaaattgtagatttcatttcactcctttgtatccatactaaatagtgataattcaataaaaatgattcaattttattcatgaaagtatgcaatcatttcatcaatgttttgttatgacgttgtcacgttatactatcgtccgtaaacagactttacagacaaccaatttttttctttagggTCCTCAACGCACGTCTCTCGAGAATGCACCAAGTAAATTTATCCAACTCGAGCATGCAAACAAATgatctaaacttttttttattatttttctttttataaacTACAGTAAAATTTACAGaacaaacgaagagttcttcgcaGTAACTATCTCAAAATATTAATTGTTCAGAATAAACTTGTGTTAGTATATAGTATAACGTGAATATCACTCGTATGTTAatctaaaaatgttaaaaatctgcaGGCGAATGTATGGTTTCATTAGATTGCCAATTGACCTATTTTCAAAATTAACCTAACGTTTAATATGAGTTGTGCATTTTTATAAGAAGTCTTATTTCCAATTTTGAAAATGTCGGTTGGTCCCGGGGCATACCCGGTACACCCGCTGGAGCCGCAATGTCTGtaaccttaaggggcccgcctcgtcaggggtgtatctgtgttattgaggcgggataatgagcgcgacgctcgctggagcttctagcgcggtatagcctctgaactggcgcgcagtcttctcgtcgtcactggacaactgtgaaacttgagcggtgaccgtaacattatgtggcggagaaatgaagataaaggtgtaatgcaagtcccttaagtgctacccagaatctgcaccggttgtttttacgcctaaaatttactctgaaaacacgcgttttagcaattttaactcgtctaaaaatacagtttgaaaacttaatccgcaatcaaaagtactttttggccctcagcaaactcttaaatgattttcgtaagcagaccccactcgtttatcttgagtagttttgaaatcgcgttgttttacctgaagctctgcgcaccgtatgtatttttcttgtcaattagtgtgaaaatgtattttttttcttgtgtaaaatatccaaaacataaataaacaaaatttatcatcttaaaaatatcagtagttaggtgttggtgatcctgGGGAAAattttccttgctgacactcggtttttggtaggtaatacctttgaatatatatactgtatagaagtggataggatttactctacgtttttcaggagcgtatgatgagcagcttgggaacttcaccgctgcagggtgctgccgtaacgccctgtatcgtcttaggttgttatttacacgttagagcgcagcactgtcacccgctgtcattcccccgcaccccccccacTAATCATTCACTGTAGCTcttcaacgggaggggggaaggggtgtttgaagagttcgacacttgtccgctagggaccaccacaagtcgatgccccagagatggtggcgattgcggcggtgaattaaccaactacctcaaaccgtattagaaattttaacctgggctggcgacttctatacagtatatatattcaaaggtgatgCACAGGCATGCTGCTGTGATTTCCTTCTCCAGAATCCTGGCCGGGAGAGGTGTGGACACCACAGGAATGTGTTGTCATGTTGGCAGTCCCCACTACGGTCAGTCCCGTCCTCAACTACGTGGACATGCACGTGATCAGCAACGAGGAGTGCAGCAAGTCGTTCCCGGGCTTCATCGACTCCACCATCATCTGCGCCATAGGGGCGAACATGAAAGGCGCGTGCGGGGTAGGGAGACCCGCATCTTCAACCACCACTTACCGTGTGTCAGTCTTCTTCCCGACGTGTAaacaggggacgcaccacaatgccgaaatgccaaattgaccacaacgccgacagctagaaaactgctgtgtaccacaacgccgaattaccacaacgccgaaatacactaacgccgaaaaatgtaattgcaggactgccacaaaggttaggttaggttagactagactaggttaggttagactaggttaggttaggctaggctaggctaggctaggttaagttaggttaggttatattacgctaggttaggttaggctaggtaaggttaggtttgattgtggtatttcggcgttaaggtacatttaagaaacacacacaaattcattcagttgttatttcggcgttgtggtacacagcagttttctagctgtcggtgttgtggtccattttgacattcggcgttgagGTAACGACCTGTGTAAACATCTCATGTCTCGGTGCAAGGCAATCCGTGATTGGAACGGAACTCGCACGTAACGGAAAtgtgtgtgaccacggtgctgccacctgtggcgtaTGACGCGAACCAAAGCTCCCACAGACAACAgtgaaacgttatagtattaacggtttaatttgcagtattttaaataaaattccttgtcgaaatcaggtccaaagccggagttcagtatttttcaagtcttttcaaCTTTTAACGGAGCTGttttattgtatagtttaaaatttcggtctgctaatcaaatgatccaatcgtcgacttagctgctccggcagcgaattctagcggcaggtgcggggaactacgtgtgattcgcgtcaagaactgcagttgaaaacacagtttgcgctCGACATTTCTTTTTAAAGAATTACACGTTaaattttcgtgtccgagtttcgtattatacctaagtgtatttgcaacacgagaacacacgaattggctcgttaccgagaaaggatgtttacacatcactggagagtTACGGGAAGAATcgcttgttatttttttctttctttcccccTCGTCAACCATTTTtgtcacaacaatttttttttgccgggTATTAGATCGTCTGGTTGAGagttggcgaaaaaaaaaaaaaaaaatttctaaagctTCTCATTCTCTCTAAATACATTCTCATTGACACTATCTTGTAAATATTCCCTTCTCACGCGTACGTTGAGTTCACTCACTTACGTTTTACTTggcaaaaaaacaacaaaacacattGGCATGAGTTAGGAAGTGTGTATGTGTGCAAATCCTTGCCATTTTAATAAtcatatttatatgaaaacgatCCCCACTCCTTTGTCTCATTTGGACAGCATAACATTTGttggaaatgatttttttaaacatctttatttaaaaatac encodes:
- the LOC134537764 gene encoding brachyurin-like isoform X2, translated to MATLSAVDTHTLEPSVIHGPKTVGGPGRPAARIVGGVNAATGQFPFVTAITMDDSFFCTSSLLSHNWILTAAHCAVEASTFGVKLGITNFLGDEDGVVTTKSRKVVVNPNYNTVNSSFDIALIMLASPVTYTSRIQPVKLPSRSSASSSLAGTAVREMGWGISDDFPTTVSPVLNYVDMHVISNEECSKSFPGFIDSTIICAIGANMKGACGGDSGGPLVTDYDSSAPVLVGVADFVGYQGCWGGEPTGFARVSYHLDWIHSATGIAVRS
- the LOC134537764 gene encoding brachyurin-like isoform X1, coding for MKIFFTFSVVAAFMATLSAVDTHTLEPSVIHGPKTVGGPGRPAARIVGGVNAATGQFPFVTAITMDDSFFCTSSLLSHNWILTAAHCAVEASTFGVKLGITNFLGDEDGVVTTKSRKVVVNPNYNTVNSSFDIALIMLASPVTYTSRIQPVKLPSRSSASSSLAGTAVREMGWGISDDFPTTVSPVLNYVDMHVISNEECSKSFPGFIDSTIICAIGANMKGACGGDSGGPLVTDYDSSAPVLVGVADFVGYQGCWGGEPTGFARVSYHLDWIHSATGIAVRS